A stretch of Candidatus Bipolaricaulota bacterium DNA encodes these proteins:
- a CDS encoding MFS transporter: MKQRGTKLKHYFLKDINPTIRFLIMSDTVLVGAAGLLGPIFALFIEGFIDGGNAAVAGVAAGIYLFTKSVLQIPIAHFIDKIRGEKDDFWFMFIFTMLIAFIPLLYLVISTPLQLYLVQFLLGFFTAFTFPTYMAIFTRHVDKSKEGTEWGVYFTLTDLTSAALATIGGYVAATQGFPTLIITVVAISFLGSLLLWPIKPYIRLARKNRRKTRQARA; encoded by the coding sequence ATGAAACAGCGGGGCACAAAATTAAAACATTACTTTTTAAAAGACATAAATCCGACCATTCGATTTTTGATAATGTCAGACACCGTTCTGGTGGGCGCGGCCGGACTTTTGGGCCCGATCTTCGCGCTGTTTATTGAAGGCTTCATTGATGGCGGCAACGCGGCGGTCGCGGGCGTGGCCGCGGGCATTTATCTTTTCACCAAAAGCGTTTTGCAAATTCCCATCGCGCATTTTATTGATAAAATAAGAGGAGAAAAAGACGACTTCTGGTTCATGTTCATTTTCACCATGCTGATCGCTTTCATCCCGCTTTTATATCTGGTTATTTCCACGCCTTTACAACTTTATCTCGTGCAATTTCTGCTCGGCTTCTTCACGGCCTTCACTTTTCCGACTTACATGGCTATTTTCACCCGACATGTCGATAAATCAAAAGAAGGCACGGAATGGGGCGTTTATTTCACGCTGACCGACCTAACCAGCGCCGCGCTGGCCACCATCGGCGGTTATGTGGCGGCCACGCAAGGCTTTCCCACTTTGATTATCACCGTCGTCGCGATATCGTTTCTCGGCTCCTTGCTCCTCTGGCCGATTAAGCCGTATATCAGGCTGGCCAGAAAAAATAGGAGGAAGACTCGGCAAGCGCGAGCTTAA
- a CDS encoding isoprenylcysteine carboxylmethyltransferase family protein, giving the protein MKIKIFTQIFFKVLAAVFFVIFLNPLLAGRWNYWQGWLFSVAMILMMIIELILFRDKLDLAKERMNPGPGVKWWDKILFPAFSLFTLAAWVVGVLDTGRFGLSAAWPIRAYVISWLVFIFSIFMFTWPMLENKWFSSVVRLQKDRGQLVCMTGPYKYVRHPGYVGGILMALSLGAIFGSLWALIPGGLAAIFLIIRTYLEDKTLKKELPGYLEYSKKVKYRLIPKIW; this is encoded by the coding sequence ATGAAGATCAAAATATTCACGCAAATATTTTTTAAAGTTTTAGCCGCGGTTTTTTTCGTTATTTTTTTAAATCCCCTGCTGGCCGGCCGGTGGAATTATTGGCAAGGCTGGCTTTTTAGCGTGGCCATGATTTTAATGATGATCATTGAATTGATTTTATTTAGAGACAAACTCGACCTGGCCAAAGAACGAATGAACCCCGGCCCCGGCGTCAAATGGTGGGACAAAATATTATTTCCCGCCTTTTCATTGTTCACTTTGGCCGCCTGGGTAGTCGGGGTATTGGACACGGGCAGGTTCGGCCTCAGCGCGGCTTGGCCGATCAGGGCTTATGTCATCAGTTGGCTGGTATTTATCTTTTCAATTTTTATGTTCACTTGGCCGATGCTGGAAAACAAATGGTTCTCCAGCGTGGTCAGGCTCCAAAAAGACCGCGGACAGCTGGTCTGCATGACCGGTCCTTATAAATACGTCCGCCATCCCGGATATGTGGGCGGAATTTTAATGGCTTTAAGCCTCGGCGCCATCTTCGGCTCTTTATGGGCGCTGATTCCCGGCGGTTTGGCCGCGATATTTTTAATCATCAGAACTTACTTGGAAGATAAAACTTTAAAAAAAGAATTGCCCGGGTATTTGGAATATTCGAAAAAAGTTAAATACAGATTAATACCGAAAATTTGGTAA
- the galU gene encoding UTP--glucose-1-phosphate uridylyltransferase GalU — protein MKPIRKAVIAVAGFGTRFLPATIAQPKEMLPVVDKPVIQYIVEEMVASGIEEIIFITGRTKRAIEDHFDPSFELEYQLEEKGKKEELAEVRKISSMAKFVYVRQNKPLGNGHALLMAKEIVGDEPFVFSDGDSIIDSKVPAMKQLLQSYKKHPGNYVGVQKVDKKLVDRYGIVDPISSIGKLHKIKKTVEKPSLASAPSNLAILGMRYVLSEKIFEKLENTKPGKGGEIWLADAFNDLLKEEDGYALEYEGEYYDCGNKHGYLRANVNFGLKNASLRKEFLAFLKKTIK, from the coding sequence ATGAAGCCAATCAGAAAAGCGGTTATCGCGGTCGCGGGCTTCGGCACCAGGTTTTTGCCGGCCACCATCGCCCAGCCGAAAGAAATGCTGCCGGTCGTGGACAAACCCGTTATTCAATATATTGTTGAGGAAATGGTGGCGTCAGGCATTGAAGAAATTATTTTTATCACCGGCAGAACCAAACGCGCGATTGAGGATCATTTTGATCCGTCGTTTGAATTGGAATATCAATTGGAGGAAAAGGGCAAGAAAGAAGAATTGGCCGAGGTCAGGAAAATTTCTTCCATGGCCAAATTCGTTTACGTCAGGCAAAACAAACCTCTCGGCAACGGCCACGCTCTCCTGATGGCCAAAGAAATCGTGGGCGATGAGCCGTTTGTTTTTTCCGACGGCGACAGCATCATCGACAGCAAAGTCCCGGCCATGAAGCAACTTTTGCAAAGTTATAAAAAACATCCGGGCAATTACGTGGGCGTGCAAAAGGTTGATAAAAAATTGGTGGACAGATACGGCATTGTGGACCCGATTTCCTCGATCGGCAAATTGCACAAAATAAAAAAAACCGTGGAAAAACCTTCGCTCGCGAGCGCGCCGTCGAACTTGGCGATTTTGGGGATGAGATATGTTTTGTCCGAGAAAATTTTTGAAAAATTGGAAAATACCAAGCCGGGCAAAGGCGGCGAAATCTGGCTGGCTGACGCTTTTAACGATTTATTGAAAGAAGAAGATGGCTACGCGCTAGAATATGAAGGCGAGTACTATGATTGCGGCAATAAGCACGGCTATCTGAGAGCCAATGTGAATTTCGGCTTGAAAAATGCGAGCTTGAGAAAAGAATTTTTGGCATTTTTGAAAAAAACAATTAAATAA
- a CDS encoding class I SAM-dependent rRNA methyltransferase, which translates to MNQIQKLTVSNKRVGPILARHPWIFSGAINKIPDGIESGAPVAVFDEQQNFLAQGYFNSYSQIAVRVWSYDEKEIVDDKFFEKRIKQAFEIRENYVENKKTDAFRIINSENDFLPGLIADKYGDYVVLQFHTKGIERWKDQILKALIKILKPKGIYERSDLRVREIEAGKKQAGLLYGKIPGKIKISENGFKFWVDVVNGQKTGFFLDQRAKRLALMKYVENKNVLNCFSYTGGFSVYALAAGAEKTVSVDSSASALELAKENIKLNKLDLKKCEFICEDAKKYLIAPQQKFDLIILDPPAFIKDRRKIKQGQAGYRSINEMAMKILPENGILLSCSCSAHLPLSDFQFVLTQAAARAKKTCRILETYTHDIDHLRLSAFSESEYLKSIYAIITD; encoded by the coding sequence ATGAATCAAATTCAAAAATTAACAGTATCCAACAAACGCGTCGGCCCGATTTTGGCGCGGCATCCGTGGATTTTCTCCGGCGCCATTAACAAAATTCCCGACGGCATCGAAAGCGGCGCGCCGGTCGCTGTTTTTGACGAACAACAAAACTTTCTGGCTCAAGGGTATTTCAATTCATATTCGCAAATCGCGGTTCGCGTCTGGAGTTATGATGAAAAGGAAATCGTGGATGACAAATTTTTCGAAAAACGAATCAAGCAAGCTTTTGAAATCCGTGAAAATTACGTTGAAAACAAAAAAACGGATGCGTTCAGGATAATCAACAGCGAAAACGATTTTTTGCCCGGCCTGATCGCGGACAAATACGGCGATTATGTTGTTTTGCAATTTCACACCAAGGGCATTGAGCGCTGGAAAGATCAAATTTTAAAGGCCTTGATCAAAATTCTCAAACCGAAAGGCATTTATGAACGCTCCGATCTTCGCGTCAGGGAAATCGAGGCCGGAAAAAAACAAGCCGGACTTTTATACGGCAAAATTCCGGGAAAAATCAAAATTTCCGAAAACGGTTTTAAGTTTTGGGTGGATGTCGTTAACGGACAAAAAACCGGTTTTTTTCTCGATCAGCGCGCCAAGCGCTTAGCCTTGATGAAATATGTCGAAAACAAAAATGTTTTGAATTGCTTTTCATACACTGGCGGTTTTTCCGTGTACGCTTTGGCCGCCGGAGCGGAAAAAACGGTCAGCGTGGATTCCTCGGCCTCCGCGCTCGAGCTTGCCAAAGAAAATATCAAACTCAATAAGCTCGATTTGAAAAAATGCGAATTCATTTGCGAAGACGCGAAAAAATATTTGATCGCGCCACAGCAAAAATTCGATCTGATAATTCTGGATCCGCCGGCATTCATTAAAGACAGACGAAAAATCAAACAAGGCCAAGCCGGTTATCGATCCATAAATGAAATGGCCATGAAAATTTTGCCTGAAAACGGAATTTTACTGTCTTGCTCCTGCTCGGCGCATCTGCCGCTGTCCGACTTTCAATTTGTATTGACTCAGGCCGCGGCCAGAGCGAAAAAAACTTGCCGAATACTTGAAACTTACACTCATGATATCGATCACTTGCGTTTGTCGGCCTTTTCCGAAAGTGAATATTTAAAAAGCATCTATGCAATCATCACCGATTAA
- a CDS encoding TrbC/VirB2 family protein: MKKILMPILILLVACPVMAALPTLVPQECLGDATECNLGSVENLMANVAGIILGLSGSIALLMFVIGGFMYIFSGGSSDTVSKAKKVLSTSVIGLALILGAGVIIKFVLSALQG, translated from the coding sequence ATGAAAAAAATATTAATGCCAATATTGATTCTGCTCGTGGCCTGTCCGGTCATGGCCGCTCTGCCGACTCTGGTGCCGCAAGAATGTTTGGGCGACGCCACGGAGTGCAATCTGGGTTCGGTTGAAAATCTTATGGCCAACGTGGCCGGCATTATTTTGGGACTGAGTGGGTCCATCGCCTTGTTGATGTTCGTGATCGGCGGGTTCATGTATATTTTTTCCGGCGGCTCTTCGGACACGGTGTCCAAAGCCAAAAAAGTCTTATCAACGTCGGTAATCGGTCTGGCTTTGATCTTGGGCGCCGGGGTCATCATTAAATTCGTTTTAAGCGCGCTCCAAGGATAA
- a CDS encoding pilin, whose product MKFKLFSIIFFCAILSLGFASSALADGFCASCENAVGDCAKICAACGAGNAPVCYCGDVDVDLLSQDACSSQPDSTTCLTYCKPTSSTAETAATPASEGGLNQTIQKLDSFLNKEPIKGELISGDVPTIAGKIIKALLGIIGSVALAMFVYGGIMYMTSGGAAEKASKARGTLVWSILGLIVVFSSYAIVSAIITPLTSGLGSVEKQRGDCLSDCQQMDTNGENHCLQEYNEPEQDEQYKDCMALLANDSKECRAKCQTQFQ is encoded by the coding sequence ATGAAGTTTAAGCTTTTTTCAATCATCTTTTTTTGCGCGATTTTATCGCTTGGCTTCGCGTCGAGCGCGCTGGCTGACGGTTTTTGCGCCAGTTGCGAAAACGCCGTCGGAGATTGCGCAAAAATTTGCGCGGCTTGCGGCGCAGGCAACGCCCCTGTTTGTTATTGTGGGGACGTCGACGTGGATTTATTAAGTCAGGATGCCTGCAGTTCGCAGCCCGATTCAACGACTTGCCTGACCTATTGCAAACCCACCTCCTCTACGGCGGAAACCGCGGCGACACCCGCCTCTGAAGGAGGGCTGAATCAGACCATTCAAAAGCTGGATTCGTTTTTAAATAAAGAGCCGATCAAGGGAGAATTGATTAGCGGGGATGTTCCCACTATCGCGGGAAAAATCATCAAAGCCCTGCTTGGCATCATCGGTTCGGTCGCCTTGGCCATGTTCGTGTACGGAGGCATTATGTATATGACTTCGGGTGGCGCGGCGGAAAAAGCGAGCAAGGCTCGCGGTACCTTGGTTTGGTCCATCCTGGGCTTGATTGTGGTTTTTTCGAGCTATGCTATTGTTTCGGCGATAATAACCCCGCTCACCAGCGGACTGGGTTCCGTCGAAAAGCAACGAGGCGATTGCCTGTCCGATTGCCAGCAAATGGACACCAACGGTGAAAATCATTGTCTTCAAGAATACAATGAGCCCGAGCAAGATGAGCAATATAAGGATTGCATGGCCCTTCTCGCCAATGACTCCAAAGAATGCCGCGCCAAATGTCAAACCCAATTTCAATAA
- a CDS encoding BtpA/SgcQ family protein — translation MKNNLNKIFNKTNGIIIGALHFAPLLGYSDYPGDEIILKNALRDLSAFEEGGVDGVIIENNYDIPHKIFVKKETADEMLALGKEIKKIAKKPLGVSVLWNDYKKALLIAQKIGAKFIRIPVFVDSVKTNYGDIIADPQAVIKFRKEINAEDISLFTDIHVKHAELLKNKSIEDSAKEAIKSGSDALIVTGRWTGDAPDLAELKKIREVVGDFPILIGSGADDKNINELFEYANGAIISTSLKEGGIKETEVNVKGWEQRIDRKLVKQFVKKVYK, via the coding sequence ATGAAAAATAATTTAAACAAAATTTTCAATAAAACTAACGGCATAATCATAGGCGCCCTGCATTTCGCTCCGCTTTTGGGTTATTCTGATTATCCAGGAGATGAAATAATTCTTAAAAATGCTTTGAGAGATTTATCAGCTTTCGAAGAGGGTGGCGTGGACGGCGTAATCATTGAAAACAATTACGACATCCCGCACAAAATATTTGTTAAAAAAGAAACGGCTGACGAAATGCTCGCTTTGGGAAAAGAAATAAAAAAAATCGCGAAAAAACCTCTGGGCGTCAGCGTGTTATGGAATGACTATAAAAAGGCTCTTTTAATAGCGCAAAAAATTGGCGCTAAATTTATAAGAATTCCTGTTTTTGTCGACAGCGTTAAAACAAACTATGGCGATATTATCGCCGATCCGCAAGCCGTTATAAAATTCCGCAAAGAAATAAACGCTGAAGACATCTCCTTGTTTACCGACATACACGTCAAGCATGCTGAATTATTGAAAAATAAATCAATTGAAGATTCCGCAAAAGAGGCGATCAAATCCGGCTCGGACGCTTTAATTGTAACCGGGCGGTGGACTGGCGATGCTCCCGATTTGGCCGAATTGAAAAAGATCAGAGAAGTCGTCGGGGATTTCCCGATTTTAATCGGCAGCGGCGCTGATGACAAAAACATCAATGAATTATTCGAATACGCCAATGGAGCGATTATCAGCACCTCTTTAAAAGAAGGAGGGATTAAAGAAACCGAAGTTAATGTTAAGGGCTGGGAACAAAGAATTGATAGAAAGCTGGTAAAACAATTCGTTAAAAAAGTTTATAAATAA
- a CDS encoding NUDIX hydrolase, with protein MKIPKDAKKVFKGIIFDVYQWQQKMFDGSSATFERIKRPNTAQIIPTVGDKILIAREKQPDMDWCHSFFGGRIEAGEEPLEAAKREFREESGMETNDWELFAEYEPESKIDWTIFIYVARNAAKIGEQNFDPGEKIEIKEVDFDEFLNIVFSDEFFERDFAVDVAKILRQPDGYNVLKKRIFG; from the coding sequence ATGAAAATACCAAAAGACGCCAAAAAGGTTTTCAAGGGAATAATTTTCGATGTTTATCAATGGCAGCAGAAAATGTTCGACGGCTCGAGCGCCACTTTCGAGCGGATCAAGCGGCCAAACACCGCGCAAATCATTCCGACTGTCGGAGATAAAATTTTAATCGCCCGCGAGAAGCAGCCCGACATGGATTGGTGCCATTCGTTTTTCGGCGGCAGGATCGAGGCGGGCGAAGAGCCGCTTGAAGCGGCGAAAAGGGAATTTAGAGAAGAAAGCGGCATGGAAACAAATGACTGGGAGCTTTTTGCGGAATACGAACCCGAATCCAAAATCGATTGGACGATTTTTATCTACGTCGCCAGAAACGCGGCGAAAATCGGCGAGCAAAATTTTGATCCCGGGGAGAAGATTGAAATAAAAGAGGTTGATTTCGATGAATTTTTAAATATCGTTTTTTCAGATGAATTTTTTGAACGGGATTTCGCCGTGGACGTGGCGAAAATCTTAAGACAGCCCGATGGCTATAATGTTTTGAAGAAGCGTATTTTCGGATAG
- a CDS encoding extracellular solute-binding protein — translation MRIKIKASVIFLILLFLLTTGLSCGSAPAVSYESVVLEYWGVWEEPNDIRTLINDYRAIYPNVTINYRKFRFEEYEKELIEAFAQDRGPDIYSIHNTWVNKYQTLISPLPAQTQVARKITEGDIRKKESVINEVKTSLAVKDAPKIFPEVVTQDVIWTQDGVERIFGLPISLDTLVLFYNRDLLNNANIAQPARNWEDFISQAQQLTQKDSDGNILISGVALGTANNIVRSFDILSLLMMQNRAVMADKQGNVLFNQKPAGSTSQLPPGQEALTFYTGFSQIDSGFYTWNEDMPNSLDAFITGQTAYFFGYAYHIPVIDSRAPKLNYDIAGTPQIYEDNRTNYANYWVETVSKKTKNVNHAWNFIQFITSPDEARKYLASSKRPTALRALINEQLNDPDLDVFADQLLTAQSWYRGKDSAAAESVFADLINDVLSGEKIKDAIDLAAQRIKLTWKE, via the coding sequence ATGAGAATAAAAATAAAAGCCAGCGTTATTTTTTTGATATTATTGTTTTTGTTGACCACCGGTCTGTCTTGCGGATCCGCGCCGGCAGTTTCTTATGAGTCCGTGGTGCTCGAATATTGGGGCGTTTGGGAAGAACCGAACGATATTAGGACATTAATCAACGATTATCGAGCGATTTATCCCAATGTCACCATCAATTACCGTAAATTCAGATTTGAAGAATATGAAAAAGAATTGATCGAGGCTTTCGCGCAGGATCGGGGACCGGATATTTATTCCATACACAATACGTGGGTGAATAAATATCAGACCTTGATTTCCCCTCTGCCGGCTCAAACGCAGGTGGCCAGAAAGATAACGGAAGGCGATATCAGAAAAAAAGAAAGCGTGATCAATGAAGTAAAAACTTCTTTGGCCGTCAAAGACGCGCCCAAGATTTTTCCGGAAGTGGTGACTCAAGACGTGATTTGGACGCAGGACGGGGTCGAGCGGATCTTTGGTCTGCCGATCAGTTTGGACACCTTGGTTTTGTTCTATAATCGCGATTTGTTAAATAACGCGAACATTGCCCAGCCGGCGAGAAATTGGGAGGATTTCATCAGCCAAGCGCAACAACTGACCCAAAAAGATTCGGATGGAAATATTTTGATTTCGGGAGTGGCTCTGGGCACGGCCAACAATATTGTCAGATCTTTTGATATTTTGTCTCTGTTGATGATGCAAAATCGCGCGGTCATGGCGGACAAGCAAGGCAATGTTTTATTCAATCAAAAACCTGCCGGCTCGACCTCGCAATTGCCGCCCGGACAGGAAGCTTTGACTTTTTATACGGGTTTTTCTCAAATAGACAGCGGGTTTTACACTTGGAACGAAGACATGCCCAATTCGCTGGATGCTTTCATTACCGGGCAGACCGCTTATTTTTTCGGGTATGCTTACCATATTCCGGTTATAGATTCTCGAGCGCCGAAATTGAATTACGACATCGCCGGAACTCCTCAAATATATGAAGACAATCGCACCAATTACGCCAATTATTGGGTGGAAACCGTATCCAAAAAAACCAAAAATGTAAATCACGCCTGGAACTTCATTCAATTCATCACCTCACCGGATGAAGCCAGAAAATATTTAGCATCGAGCAAGCGCCCCACGGCGTTAAGGGCGCTGATCAACGAACAGCTCAATGATCCGGACTTGGATGTTTTCGCGGATCAATTGCTGACGGCTCAGAGCTGGTATCGAGGCAAAGATTCCGCGGCCGCCGAATCGGTGTTTGCCGATTTAATAAATGATGTTTTAAGCGGTGAGAAAATCAAGGACGCGATCGACCTGGCCGCGCAGAGGATAAAGCTGACTTGGAAAGAATAA
- a CDS encoding pilin, producing MRTKISLKKFVPALLALATIALLVTPAVVLADSTGAAGTPDIIGTLGTTGDQFGAESRSLPVVIGDIIRIVLTFMGIILLVVILYGGFLYMTAGGADEKVKKAKDWIINGIIGLVIVLLAYAISSYVVGELVNVTLGA from the coding sequence ATGCGTACGAAAATTTCATTGAAAAAATTCGTCCCGGCTTTACTGGCGCTCGCAACCATCGCGTTGCTGGTTACGCCGGCAGTGGTTTTAGCCGACAGCACCGGCGCCGCGGGCACGCCTGACATTATCGGGACATTGGGAACGACGGGCGATCAGTTCGGAGCGGAGTCAAGATCTTTGCCGGTAGTGATCGGCGACATCATCAGAATCGTTTTGACTTTCATGGGCATTATTTTGCTCGTGGTCATCTTGTACGGAGGCTTTTTGTACATGACCGCCGGCGGAGCCGATGAAAAGGTTAAAAAAGCCAAAGACTGGATCATCAACGGCATCATCGGCTTGGTCATCGTTTTGTTGGCTTATGCCATTTCCAGTTATGTGGTCGGTGAATTGGTCAATGTGACTTTGGGAGCTTAA
- a CDS encoding DUF2079 domain-containing protein has translation MKRKVILICSITVYVAAVFSVCLFKYHNHLYNGLDLTIFFQAFQSLDAGNFLFVPLQGAQYFADHFSFLFFIFYPLYHFLQSPILLLFLQTLFIGLGAWPLYLICRKSLNFNKTILVLIAYLFNPFIIGMNLFEFHFLPFLFFFFFWLYYFYLENNQAGYYVFLFLTLLIREDMGILLLGFALFIFLEKRRIVGFQKALFFPKVLTTIFSSLLFLIIGWLTIKHFNGEASKFLVYFDWHTVLGRVFSLGQLELLVQIFLPLVFLPLLRPRYLVIGLFYYLQIALAFGAPVANLHYGAPLFIPCYLALIEVLKNDRPGKIFIFNAYKKMAPFVLIAAIIYLNWFFGPWPPAFARAGRDAPRRVSTAAAAPPATAIENSIVAAPASLAVYLSEKNVVYSTTRIFWGHRQFSDQKYETPGLDYLIIDQDELLTFYLQKDNRPYYQKYYSSGGDELLEKIKKNGLVLLENKDRYLIYGKSGQEVAFDEANFVKINLENFEASEDKKPMLIEYQIDGKTIKKRLFWPFTDELTVSREKDAEIFAYSVEVEGGLYLNNLYFVENNFSKIENLTEPLKIN, from the coding sequence ATGAAACGCAAAGTGATTCTAATTTGCTCAATCACGGTTTACGTGGCCGCTGTTTTTTCGGTTTGCCTTTTCAAATATCACAACCATCTTTATAACGGTCTTGACTTGACCATTTTTTTTCAGGCGTTCCAAAGTCTTGACGCGGGCAATTTTTTGTTCGTGCCTTTGCAGGGAGCGCAGTATTTTGCGGACCATTTCAGCTTTTTGTTTTTTATATTTTATCCGCTGTATCATTTTTTACAATCACCGATTTTGTTGCTCTTTTTGCAAACGTTGTTTATCGGCCTCGGAGCTTGGCCGTTGTATTTGATTTGTCGAAAGAGTTTAAATTTCAATAAAACAATTTTGGTTTTGATCGCCTATTTATTCAATCCGTTCATCATCGGCATGAACTTGTTCGAATTTCACTTTTTGCCGTTTTTGTTCTTTTTCTTTTTTTGGCTGTACTATTTTTATCTTGAAAACAATCAAGCCGGTTATTATGTTTTTTTGTTTTTGACTTTGCTGATCAGGGAAGATATGGGAATTTTGCTACTCGGCTTTGCTCTGTTTATCTTTTTGGAAAAAAGAAGGATTGTCGGTTTCCAAAAAGCCTTGTTTTTTCCCAAGGTTTTGACGACTATTTTTTCTAGTCTATTGTTTTTAATTATCGGTTGGCTGACGATAAAGCATTTTAACGGCGAGGCCAGCAAATTTTTGGTCTATTTTGATTGGCACACGGTTCTTGGCCGCGTTTTCAGCCTCGGACAACTGGAGCTTTTGGTGCAGATTTTCTTGCCGTTGGTTTTTTTGCCGCTCCTGCGTCCCAGATATCTGGTTATCGGCCTTTTTTATTATTTGCAAATCGCCTTGGCCTTCGGCGCGCCGGTCGCCAATCTGCATTATGGCGCGCCGCTTTTTATTCCCTGCTATTTGGCTTTGATCGAGGTTTTAAAAAATGACCGGCCGGGCAAAATTTTTATTTTTAACGCCTACAAAAAAATGGCGCCGTTTGTTTTGATCGCGGCCATTATTTATTTAAATTGGTTTTTCGGGCCGTGGCCGCCCGCGTTCGCGCGGGCGGGTAGAGACGCGCCGCGGCGCGTCTCTACGGCGGCGGCGGCGCCGCCGGCCACGGCCATTGAAAATTCCATTGTAGCCGCGCCCGCGTCTTTGGCCGTTTATTTGTCCGAAAAAAACGTTGTCTATTCAACGACCAGAATTTTTTGGGGCCACCGACAATTTTCCGATCAAAAATACGAGACGCCCGGGTTGGATTACTTGATCATTGATCAGGACGAATTGCTGACTTTTTATTTGCAAAAAGACAATCGGCCGTATTATCAAAAATATTATTCTAGCGGTGGCGATGAGTTGCTGGAAAAAATCAAAAAAAACGGCCTTGTTTTGCTGGAAAATAAAGACAGATATTTGATTTACGGAAAATCGGGACAGGAGGTTGCCTTTGATGAGGCTAATTTTGTAAAAATCAACCTTGAAAATTTTGAGGCAAGCGAAGATAAAAAGCCCATGCTGATTGAATATCAAATTGATGGGAAAACCATAAAAAAACGGCTGTTTTGGCCGTTTACTGATGAATTGACGGTTTCGCGGGAAAAAGACGCTGAAATTTTTGCCTATTCGGTTGAAGTCGAAGGCGGCTTGTATTTGAACAATTTATATTTCGTCGAAAATAATTTTTCAAAAATAGAAAATTTGACCGAACCGCTTAAGATCAATTGA
- a CDS encoding DUF6653 family protein produces the protein MTMEKKIAKIFNLTDENWMKHANPWSVWTRYSVLPIIVLAFWSRLWIGRWCLIPALISLGWMFFNPIFFPKPKSTNNWASKSVLGERVYLNRDKIAIPKHHKSLPKILNAISFSGIILSVWGIVALSIWPAILGVTLAYLGKSWYLDRMVWLYEDMKERPEYKAWMY, from the coding sequence ATGACAATGGAAAAAAAAATCGCGAAGATATTCAATCTCACCGATGAAAATTGGATGAAGCACGCCAATCCATGGAGCGTCTGGACTCGATATTCGGTCTTGCCGATCATTGTCTTGGCTTTTTGGAGCAGGCTTTGGATCGGCCGGTGGTGCCTTATCCCTGCATTGATTTCTCTGGGCTGGATGTTTTTCAATCCGATATTTTTTCCAAAACCCAAGTCAACGAATAATTGGGCGTCAAAATCCGTTTTGGGCGAGCGCGTTTATTTGAATCGGGACAAGATAGCGATTCCAAAGCATCATAAATCTTTGCCAAAAATATTGAACGCGATTTCATTTTCCGGAATAATTTTGTCCGTTTGGGGAATCGTCGCGCTGTCCATCTGGCCGGCAATATTGGGCGTGACTTTGGCTTACTTGGGAAAAAGCTGGTATTTGGACAGAATGGTTTGGTTGTATGAAGACATGAAAGAGCGGCCGGAATACAAAGCATGGATGTATTGA
- a CDS encoding DUF2238 domain-containing protein codes for MQSSPIKKANNKLRLNMLIIFTIGYLTIFSIVSVLNQRYSFLFSAGLMLIFTFLALYLYKKAGLPISAMTAMTLIAALHIFAGNTYIYGARLYDIWLIDKYLKFDNLVHFLGGFVAVYIIFILLEPYLDSKIKERKFVFSVLLILIAAGIGTINEILELGAVLFLNASTLVGDYFNNAFDLLYNFLGATTAGLLAIGMKKGRVNN; via the coding sequence ATGCAATCATCACCGATTAAAAAAGCCAACAACAAACTTCGTCTGAACATGCTGATAATTTTCACTATCGGTTATTTAACGATCTTCTCAATTGTTTCGGTGCTAAACCAACGGTATTCATTCCTTTTCTCAGCCGGCCTTATGCTGATTTTTACTTTTCTGGCGCTCTATCTTTATAAAAAAGCGGGCCTGCCCATTTCCGCCATGACCGCGATGACCTTGATAGCCGCTTTGCATATTTTCGCCGGCAACACGTACATTTACGGCGCCAGATTGTACGATATCTGGCTGATTGATAAATATCTGAAATTCGATAACTTGGTTCATTTTCTGGGAGGTTTTGTCGCGGTTTACATTATCTTTATTTTATTGGAGCCATACCTTGATTCAAAAATCAAAGAAAGAAAATTCGTTTTTTCCGTGCTGTTGATTTTAATAGCCGCCGGCATAGGCACGATCAATGAGATTTTGGAATTGGGCGCGGTTTTATTCTTAAACGCTTCAACTCTTGTCGGAGATTATTTCAACAACGCTTTTGATTTGCTCTATAATTTTCTGGGAGCGACGACCGCCGGACTCTTGGCGATCGGAATGAAAAAAGGCCGCGTTAATAATTGA